GTGAAAATTACCTATGTGATGTatgtaaacctttttttttccagtgggtTGGGGGGGCatgatagggtctcgctctgttacccaggctggagtgcagtggcacaatagcggatcactgcagcttcgacctcctaggactcaagccatcctcccacctcagcctcccaagcagctgggactacaggcacacgccaccaagcccagctaatttttttgtacttttggtagaaatggggcttcaagatgttgcccaggctggtcttcaactcctgggctcaagcaatcgtcccacctaggtcattttattcaataaatattcaaatgaGCAATTCCCAAGCATTAAGTTAAACACTAAAGACAATGTCCAGAAAGGTGAATTTTTGGCCAGGACAGAACTACTGTATATAATAAAGTGGATAGGCTGGAGTCCTCAGACCTTAATTGTATCACTAAGCCTTAACGGCAATATGCTACCTTGATTAACTCTATCACTTGTATCTACAGAAGAAACGAAATGTAGTGAATTGAATTTCCACAgaataaaccaacaaaaaaactctgtgtgtgtgtctccattCATCAAGGAGGATAGAAGCTGAGAAGATACCACACTCGTCAGCTTGGGATGTCACAGAACATGTCAAAGAGACAGCGAGGAGTAGCAGCTACAAGAGGGTGAATGGAAATCACAGGTCCAGGCTACCCATTAGGCTATGATTTAATGAGTCCTAAAGCTCTTTTAAGATTCTGTATCctacgccgggcgcggtggctcacgcatgaaatcccagcactttgggaggccgaggcaggcagatcacctgagcccaggaattcgagaccagcctggccaacatagtgaaacccgtctttactaaaaatacaaaaaaattagccgggcatgtggcacatgcctgtaatctcggctactctagaaagctgaggcagtagaatcgcttgaacccgggaggcagaggttgtggtgagccaagatcgagccactgcactccagcctgggcgacagagtgagacactgtctcaaaaaaaaaaaaaatcctgcatctTGCAACTAATTTCAAGATTCATAGTGGGCTGCGCGCGTAATCATAGAGGTtacgtctgtaatctcaacactttgggaggccgagacgggaggataacttgaggtcaggaattcgagaccagcctggccaatatggcgaaaccccgcctctactaaaaatacaaaaattagttgggcgtggtggcgcatgcctataatctcagctactcggaaggctgaagcaggaaaatctgaacacgggagggggaggttgcagtgagccgagatcgcgccactgcagtccagcctgggcgagagagcgagactccgtctcaaaaaaaaaagaaacaaggaaaaaaaaaaaagattcatagtGGATTACCATTCCCAAATTCAGAGGGAGTAAAGAAAGTTCTATAACACTGTAGTAAAGCTGAATTTCATCCTCTAAATAAAATTCTGCGACACGTAACTGTACAAGGGCGCCTTTTATTGTACATGAAGTGTGAAGTTATTCAAAGCAGCGGGCTAAAGTCCTTTCTGAAATGTGGCTGGGTGTGCATTTTCGAAGTTACTTAAACTTGGCGGACGAAAGCACAGGAATAAAGAGGCCCCAAACGCGAGCCGCGGGACGCGCAGGAGCCGGACCTCACCGCGCACGGAGCCCTCGGTCACAACAACGCGCGGGGCAGAGGCGACCCCGGGCGGCCAGAGTGGGGCAGGCCGGCCGCAGGCCCACGGAGCGGGGTTGCAGGGAGACAAGCAAAGCCACCGCTGCGGGGTCAGCAGAGACTTCAGACCCCGACTGCTCTCCTCAGGGCGCCCCAGGAGGCAAGCTGGGGCAGGGGTCCCTTTAGCCGCCCAGACCGAATCTCGGAGGGTACCTGACTGCGGGCGGCCAGTCCACAGCCCCCTCCCGCCGCCCCGGCCGGAGAAGAGGCAGGTTCTGCGCAGAGCTGCCACCCTCGCCAGCGTCGCCAGCATCGCTTGCGTCTCAGATGGCATCGGTCCCGGTGCAAGCGGCGAACTCCGTGCGGCGCCACCCGCCGCCACTGGGGGGCGCCCACGGACGCCGCAGACCCCGCCCCCGCCGGGCGGGGCGGAGCACTCCCAGTCGCTCGCGGGGCCAGCTTCTCATCTGTCGGTCAGACCAAGGGCACCCAGACTGGAAAAGTTGTTGCTGGGTTTGGGTGTCCCTCCTTTCCTgtgtccttttcttcctcttttcactTAAATCCACTGAGTCTCTCGCCAAATCAGTAATTTAGGTAATCCTACCGCTCCTGGCGGAACCTTTGTGATGCCGGAACTGATGTGTCGTAGGGTGGCTGCGGTCGGAGGACTGTTTTGGTAAAGGACTAGCAGTTCTCTGCGGAGGGCCGGTTGATACAGTTCCGGTGAGAGAACGCGGCTGCGAGGTTTTCGGCTTTGGCTCCTGATATGCAGCGACAGAATTTTCGGCCCCCGACTCCTCCTTACCCTGGTCCGGGTGGAGGAGGTTGGGGTAGCGGAAGCAGCTTCCGGGGAACCCCGGGCGGGGGCGGACCACGGCCGCCCTCCCCTCGAGACGGGTACGGGAGTCCGCACCACACGCCGCCGTACGGGCCCCGGTCTAGGCCTTACGGGAGCAGTCACTCTCCGCGACACGGCGGCAGCTTCCCAGGGGGCCGGTTCGGGTCTCCGTCCCCTGGCGGCTACCCTGGCTCCTACTCCAGGTCCCCCGCGGGGTCCCAGCAGCAATTCGGCTACTCCCCAGGGCAGCAGCAGACCCACCCCCAGGTAATAATAATAGCCAGCGTTTGCCGAGCTCTTACTGTATGGCAGGCACGGTACTAATATTCCCTTTACGTGGATTATTTTGTCTAATCCTCTCTGAGGTACTATTGTTAGCCCAATTTTGCAGATGAGcgaactgaggcttagagaagttgaGTAACTTTCGGAAGATTACCCGAAACAGTGGCAGAGCCGTACGTTCTGTTTTCGAGCCCTCGTGCTTTTAACCAGTACACTGCCACCCGTACACAGATTTTCCTAATTCTCCATTTCCTCCTGTTTGCCAAGGGCCTTGGCAACGTTTTCAGGAAatcgttctttttctttttctttttttttttaaatctttctttcgaGCTACACTGGCTTCTGCTCCAACTTCCCTGGAAAGAAAATCGGTGGTAGTGGAAGTTTTCCATTCCTTTAGTGAGAGTAAATACAAAAGACAGAGGGAGTATCTCTAGCATGTCTGGGATTTCTGTGGTTTACAAGTTGCAACTACGTGGTTTTCCAACTTGCTGTATTCTACACCAACCCCCTACCCCTTTTGAGCCTGGAGCTAAGgagtaaagaaaatgttcatGAGCTAGAAAGGTTCTAGAAACTTTAAAACTATAGTATTGTTTTCTCctgaaaaaagtgaaaatttcGAGGGAAGATTGAATATAATGACTTGATTTCATCACTGCTTGTATTTAATTACTGCAAAGTTACATTAGACACAAAAGTATTTGAGATGACAGTGGTCATggaattataaataaatgagaataacaaATTGCTTTaagtactttttttaaaaaatagaaacacttgATTAAAGGAAGCATGGACTTTGTAATTGAACATATTTAGGTTCAAGTCACAACTTTTAAGCAGCAATGTGATTCCCGCTAACCTGTAGCTAAAGGAAGAAGTACCAATTATCTTTACTAAGTgtttttttaactgattttttttctaaagggtTCTCCAAGGACATCTACACCATTTGGATCAGGGCgtgttagagaaaaaagaatgtctAATGAGTTGGAAAATTATTTCAAGCCTTCAATGCTTGAAGATCCTTGGGCTGGCCTAGAACCAGTATCTGTAGTGGATATAAGCCAACAATACAGCAATACTCAAACATTCACAGGCAAAAAAGGAAGATACTTTTgttaacatttctgaaattcaACTGGAAGCTTCATGTGTCAGGAACATCTTGGACAAAATTTTAAGTTGTGTTGATATAAATTTACCCAAAGATGATAACTTTGATTGGATAATTAGTAAggtctttttgttatttttcatcgTATCAGGTATGGTTGATATTAGAGAAAAAAGTAGGATAACTTACAACATTTAGTTCTGGAAGTACCTACCACATTTTAGAGATATATTTAACATTCCTGGTTACATAATGGACATGtgtcttttaatgttttttcaatgttttaaaataaaacattttgtctTCTAGCTATTGTGGTTTTGTGGTATGATAAAGAAGTAGACTTACTACAGTAATGCTTTGTAATCACTTAGAGTTCATAGGTAAAtgttttgcaaattatttttgaaaatgaaatagaTAAACCATCCTTTGAGCTGTAGACAGCTCTGTATTTGTTCATAAATAATGAGGATGAGAATAACAGAGTTCTGTTCATACTGATTTTATCTAATGCTTCTGTTAAAATGCATTAAAACTTGAAGCCCAGAAACCCACTTAAGCATAACTTTATACTCATTtaactggaaaaggcaagaatagACCATGCATAGCTAAATCAAAGTGTTCTATCTGAATTTCTCTATACCTCTTAGCATTATGGAGTTAGTTTCTCTTAAGGCCAAAGAAGATAGCTACCAGCAGCCTCAAATCACTTCCATTGCAAAAAGAACATCTCTCATCTCCATCAATCCAAGAGAAGACAAATTTGCCATACTTAGATCATGTTTCTGTATTATTGAACCAATTAACTGTGGCCAAGGCCACAGTGAAACCTAATTAACTTGAATCATGGACACATCACCATAATGAGACAGGATTCTGTGACCTTGAACACCACTGGGCCTACCTGGAGTAGAGAAGTGGTTTTCCAAATTAAGGGATGctatgtatatatacctatagTTCTGGAGAGAAAAATATGGAACAATTGTTACcccaactattttttaaaaatcaagtggtttttttttgtttgttttttgagatgtagtctctgtcgcccaggctggagtgcagtggtgcaatcttggctcactgcaacctccagctcctgagtagctgggactacaggcgcatgtcaccatgcctggctaatttttgtagttttagtagagaccatgttttgtttttttttgtttgtttgttttgttttgtttttgaaacagggtcttactctgttgcccacgctggagtgcagtggcgcaatcttggctcactgcaacgtccgcctcccgggttcatacaagtctcccgcctcaacctcctgagtagctgggaatacaggcgcgcgcctggctaatttttgtattttgagtagagatggggtttcaccatgttggccaggctggtctcgatcgaactcctggtctcaagtgatcccctaccttggcttcccaaagtgctgggatttcaggcatgagccaccatgcctggcccagaacatgtatttttagtatttttagtttcaccatgttgaccaggctggtctcaaactcctgatctcaaatgatccacccatctcagcctcccaaagtgctgagtttacaggtgtgagccaccatgcccggccaaaatcaGGTGTTTTAACATGTAACACAGACTCTAGGCATTTTGAAGTTACAAAATACGAAGATAGAGCTAGTAAAACTTTTGTTTCAACATTCCCAGAAAGAAACGTGTAAAAACAAAATGGTCACACCTCCTATTTGAACCATACCCACAGAAATTTGTTCATTAGGTATTTCACAGAGACTAGAAAATAAGAATGGAAGGCTTTTAGATTAATAAAAGCTCCATGAAAGCCAGGATTTtggaaatgctgtctctacaagTTACTAGCTGGATGAGTTCACTTCtctatgcctcaattttctcatacGTAAGATGAGGAAATTAATAGTACCTGTGTCATAGAGGTGTTGTgttggaggattaaatgaatttatgTATGAAACTCTTAagccagagcctggcacatagtaagcactcaataagtgGTAGCTGTtactttctttctcatttacCCCCATTTCCTCAGTTTTTAGAATAGTGTCTGCAAGATAGTAGGTACTTAAGTGATAAATGGATGTAGAAATTCTGATTGTAACTACTATATTGTTCTACCTACACCCTGTATATACAAGGGATAACTTAGTAATTTTTCCccagtattttaaagaaaaagtcctTATTCCCAACATTATGTCTTTCCAGATATGTTGAGGTCATGATGTATAATGGAAATTAAAGCAAAGGGAAtacttttttaaatactttattgaaCTTTATAGGTAAGAAAGGTTGTCTTTAGGAAATGACATTTGGAGATAATTTACTGAAGCATCTCTTAGATCATTGGGTTATTAGTAAAGATGAAAACAGAAGTTAGGATTTTTTGCCAGTGTATTTATATCATATGTGGAAGACATTCAAACTGTAACTCTTCTAATGGTCTACGTACATTTTATTTCACTATAAGTATAACATAAAACAAAGGTAAAATTTCTTGCTAACGCTTCCCAACATCTACTTCTAGAGGCCTGGCCtgagttttttaagaaaaatgtttgtcCTCAGGAAAGATGCATACACTGTAAGTAGTGTATTCAGTTATCCGAATTCTTGCGGCATTGGTCATTTGGTTTGTTACCgttactctatttttatttagctGAGTAAAAGgaattaattattctttaaaatgaaagggattgttttttaatgttctaGGATACACATTTTACCTTCATAAAAATGCTAAATAACTTTTTAGAAAAACTTACAATTAAGTATACATCTTAAAAATTCATATGCATAAAAGATGGAAGTGTAGTCTATAGTAGAGTCTTCAAACAAGGGTCCACATACTCCTGGGAATATTAAACTTTCTAAGGGATATGCAGGCATAAATAGCTTTAAGGGAATGCAAATTCAGATTCCAGTGACCATGtaaattctttattaaaattGACGTACATAAAAACATATCCATGATCAAGGGATCATGCCAGTTCTTTTTCCCTGCTGCCTTTTGGTAATCACTGTTctcccattttacaaaagaaacctATGGCAAGTTGTGTTTTCCAGAAATGACGCCAACAATATTTAAAGTCTCATACCCTTCTAGAACCTTGCCCCTACCCTTATCAAGATGTGGAGTTACGTCCCTTCCCTTTGAACattaacagactttttttttttcaaagagttaGGGGGTCTCCCTATAGGGGCCTCcctttattac
This window of the Pongo abelii isolate AG06213 chromosome 6, NHGRI_mPonAbe1-v2.0_pri, whole genome shotgun sequence genome carries:
- the MPLKIP gene encoding M-phase-specific PLK1-interacting protein — encoded protein: MQRQNFRPPTPPYPGPGGGGWGSGSSFRGTPGGGGPRPPSPRDGYGSPHHTPPYGPRSRPYGSSHSPRHGGSFPGGRFGSPSPGGYPGSYSRSPAGSQQQFGYSPGQQQTHPQGSPRTSTPFGSGRVREKRMSNELENYFKPSMLEDPWAGLEPVSVVDISQQYSNTQTFTGKKGRYFC